One region of Oryzias latipes chromosome 6, ASM223467v1 genomic DNA includes:
- the LOC111947555 gene encoding receptor-type tyrosine-protein phosphatase eta-like has translation MTLLRRSPWSALLLAALLQSCRADCDQKCQPKNLTGLMIGTTNISLNSELICTLSTDNKAQNNSLTDLFPGNVYEVNFACLNCCKNITTKPDKVRNLSVTEITTSSISLNWTEPLGNSSFYRVQWKNGSSTLNINVFDKTTTISNLTAGDRYDIKVIAVAADDQTEGESVSTVKYTSKLTWKPL, from the exons AGCTGCCGAGCAGACTGTGACC aaaaatgtcaaccCAAGAATTTAACAGGATTGATGATTGGAACTACCAATATCAGTTTGAATTCTGAACTCATCTGCACGTTATCCACTGATAACAAAGCACAAAACAATTCACTGACTGATCTGTTTCCTGGAAATGTGTATGAGGTGAACTTTGCTTGTCTTAACTGCTGTAAAAACATCACAACCA AACCAGATAAAGTCAGAAACCTCTCTGTTACTGAGATCACCACTTCCTCTATATCTCTGAACTGGACCGAACCATTAGGAAACAGTTCCTTCTATAGAGTACAATGGAAAAATGGATCATCTACTctaaatataaatgtgtttGATAAGACCACGACTATATCTAACCTAACTGCTGGTGACAGGTATGACATAAAGGTCATAGCTGTGGCAGCAGATGATCAAACCGAGGGAGAGAGTGTTTCTACTGTCAAATATACAAGTAAGTTAACATGGAAACCACTTTAA
- the LOC111947522 gene encoding receptor-type tyrosine-protein phosphatase eta-like produces the protein MTLGTRLGEPDKVRNLSVSEITTSSISLNWTEPLGNSSFYRVQWTNGSSTLNKSVIDKTTTISNLTAGESYDIKVTAVAADDQTEGESVSTVKYTKPDKVRNLSVTEITTSSISLNWTEPLGNSSFYRVQWTNGSSTLNKSVFDKTTTISNLTAGESYDITVTAVAADDQTEGESVSTVKYTKPDKVRNLSVTEITTSSISLNWTEPLGNSSFYRVQWTNGSSTLNKSVFDKTTTISNLTAGESYDIKVTAVAADDQTEGENVSTVKYTKPDKVRNLSVTEITTSSISLNWTEPLGNSSFYRVQWKNGSSTLNKSVFDKTTTISNLTAGESYDITVTAVAADNQTEGESVSTVKYTSKLTWKPL, from the exons ATGACATTAGGAACCAGACTTGGAG aACCAGATAAAGTCAGAAACCTCTCTGTTAGTGAGATCACCACTTCCTCTATATCCCTGAACTGGACCGAACCATTAGGAAACAGTTCCTTCTATAGAGTACAATGGACAAATGGATCATCTACTCTAAATAAAAGTGTGATTGATAAGACCACGACTATATCTAACCTAACTGCTGGTGAAAGTTATGACATAAAGGTCACAGCTGTGGCAGCAGATGATCAAACCGAGGGAGAGAGTGTTTCTACTGTCAAATATACAA aaCCAGATAAAGTCAGAAACCTCTCTGTTACTGAGATCACCACTTCCTCTATATCTCTGAACTGGACCGAACCATTAGGAAACAGTTCCTTTTATAGAGTACAATGGACAAATGGATCATCTACtctaaataaaagtgtgtttgaTAAGACCACGACTATATCTAACCTAACTGCTGGTGAAAGTTATGACATAACGGTCACAGCTGTGGCAGCAGATGATCAAACCGAGGGAGAGAGTGTTTCTACTGTCAAATATACAA AACCAGATAAAGTCAGAAACCTCTCTGTTACTGAGATCACCACTTCCTCTATATCTCTGAACTGGACCGAACCATTAGGAAACAGTTCCTTCTATAGAGTACAATGGACAAATGGATCATCTACtctaaataaaagtgtgtttgaTAAGACCACGACTATATCTAACCTAACTGCTGGTGAAAGTTATGACATAAAGGTCACAGCTGTGGCAGCAGATGATCAAACCGAGGGAGAGAATGTTTCTACTGTCAAATATACAA AACCAGATAAAGTCAGAAACCTCTCTGTTACTGAGATCACCACTTCCTCTATATCTCTGAACTGGACCGAACCATTAGGAAACAGTTCCTTCTATAGAGTACAATGGAAAAATGGATCATCTACtctaaataaaagtgtgtttgaTAAGACCACGACTATATCTAACCTAACTGCTGGTGAAAGTTATGACATAACGGTCACAGCTGTGGCAGCAGATAATCAAACCGAGGGAGAGAGTGTTTCTACTGTCAAATATACAAGTAAGTTAACATGGAAACCACTTTAA